The DNA region GAGGACGTCGCCACGCCGATCTCCGCAGGGCGGGCCGAGTTCTGGACCGCGACGATCAGCGGCTGCATGCTGCCGCCCACGCCCAGGCCCATCAGCAGCATCACCAGCATGGTCTGCCAGACCGGGGTGTCCGCGCCGATCGTGGCGAAAAGCAGCAGCGCCGCCAGGATCAGGGCCGTGCCGGTGACCGGGAAGATGCGGTAGCGGCCGGTGCGCATGATGGCCTGGCCGCAGACCACTGAGCTGACCATCAGGCCGGCCACCAGCGGCAGCATCTCCAAGCCGGCCTTGGTGGGGGAGCCGCCTTTCACGATCTGCAGGTACAGCGGCACCACGAGCAGCCCGCCGTACATCGCCATGCCCAGGACGAACGTGCTGGTCGTGGCGATCGAGTACGTGCGCGTGCCGAACAGGCGCAGCGGGATGAGCGCGTCGTCGCCGTACCGCTTCTCGGAATACAGGAACGCCGCCAGGCCCAGCCCGCCGATGACGTAGCACGCCAGCGCGCTGCCGGAGCCCCAGCCCCAGGTACGGCCGTTGGTGGCGACGATCAGCAGCGGCACCATGCCGGCGGCCAGGGCGGCGGCTCCCGGCCAGTCGATGCGGCGGCGCGTGTGGTGCGCCGGCAGGTGCAGGTTCTTGGCGACCAGGATGAAGGCCGCGGCGGCGATCGGGACGTTCACATAGAAGATCCACCGCCAGCCGGACACGCCCAGAATGTGGTGCGCCCCGGCGAAGAACCCGCCGAGGACCGGGCCCAGCACGCTGGAGGTGGCGAACATCGCCAGCGAGTAGCCCTGGTACTTCGCCCGCTCCCGGGGCGGCACGATGTCCCCGATGATCGCCAGCGACAGCGCGAACAGCCCGCCGGCGCCCAGGCCCTGCACCGCGCGGAACGCCGCGAGCTGGTACATCGACTGCGCCAGCCCGCACAGCACCGAGCCGGTGATGAACACGCCGATCGCGAACAGCATGAACGGCCGGCGCCCGTACATGTCGGACAGCTTGCCGTACAGCGGCGTGGTGATGGTCGACGTGATCAGGAACGCGGTCGTGGCCCAGGCCTGGAGGGAGAAACCCCGAAGGTCGTCGGCCACGGTGCGCATCGCCACGCTGACGATCGTCTGGTCCAGGGAGGCCAGGAAGATCGCCATCAGCAGCCCGGACAGGATCGTCAGGATCTGCCGGTGCGTGAATATGCCGGTCTCTTCTGCCGCTGCGGGGGCTGGGTCGGTCATGCCCTCAGGCTCGGCCCGGCGCACCGGGAGCGTCAATGTGCTGAATCGCCCTTCGGGGGCTTCTGGCGCGATCCGGCGATCGGCGACCTTTCACCGCACTGCGGGCGGCACCCATACTTGCCGCGCGATTCACCCCAAGGCAGCACTTCGGAGGCCCGCAATGACAGAACTGGGAAGCGCCGACACGGTCTACACGAGTTCGGCCTACCGCACCATCGACGTCGGTTCGCTCATGCGCACCGGCCACCCCGACATCGCCGAGGGCGACGAGCACATCGTCTCCGTGGTGCGCGCGATGCGCGCCCGGCTGGGGCGCCCGCTGCGGGTGCTGGACGTCGGCTCCGGCTCCGGCGACCTGAGCCTGCTGCTGGTCCAGGCGCTGCCGGACACCGCCGTCATCGCCAACGACATCGCGGCCAACCCGCTGGCCCAGGCCCGGGACAAGCTCGCCCCGTACCCCACCGCCTCGGTCAGCTCCGAGCGCTTCGAGGACTTCTCCGGCGAGGTGGACGTGGTCGTGTCCTGGGGCACCCACCACCACCTGAGCCACGACTACCTCAGCCACGTCGCCGAGATCCTGTCCCCGGACGGCGTGCTGATCATCGGCGACGAGTTCTGCCCGGAGTACCTCAGCGACACCGACCAGAAGCGGCTGGCGCAGTCCGAGGAGATCTCGGTGGTCGACGGCTACCTGTTCGACAGCGCCGCCGACGTCGAGTCCTATCGCTCCACCGGCCTGGTCCCGGACTGGAACGAGGGCCTGGAGCAGGCGCGCCGGCTGGCCCTGTGGCACTGGTACAAGTTCGTCATCGACTTCGCCGTGGCCCACGAGGCCTGGACGGTGGTCATGGCCGAGCTCGCCATCTGCCGCGACGACCTGGAGACCGGCAACCACGACGAGCACAAGACCTCGCCGTACCTGCTGGAGCGGGAGCTGGAGCTGAACGGCTTCAGCGTCGCCGAGCGCGCCGTCATCGGCGACCGCCCGGTGGAGCTGAGCAGCTTCGTGCTCTACACCTGCCGCCCGCCCCGGGCCGGAAGGTGAGCGGCGGTTTCCGGCCCGGCGAGGCGGCCTGGGAGACCCCGGAGAAGATCGGGGCCGCCCTGGAGCACTTCGAGGGCCTGATCCCCGGCTGGCGCGCGCCGGCGGCTTACGGAGCGGCCTCGGTGGTCCCGGCGGGGCCGGCCCGCTTCCCGGTGGTGAACGCCGGCGCCGACCACGCGCTGCCGGCGGTGGTGCTGGGGCTGGTCGTGGGCCGCGTGGACGAGACCGGGACGTACCCGCTGAGCGTGGACCGGCTGGACCGGGCGATCGCGACGCTGGCCCCGGCCGAGGCCGCCGCCATGTATCAGCACCCGAACATCGCGGCCTGGCGGGAGCTGCGCGCCGAGCTGGCCGCCGATCCGCGGGTGCGGGCGGTCGCGGTGTTCGTCGCAGACCTCGACGACCCCTCCAGCGGGCCCCACGACGACGTACTGAGGGCTCGGCTGGCGACGGCCTGACGGAGGCAGGCGCGACCCAGAACAGGGCGGCTCCGGTGGGGCCGCCCTGTTGGCGTGTTGGCGGGGTTGTGCTGAGAGGCAAGGTCAAGAGCGACAGTCAAGGGCGACGGTCAAAGGCGACGGTCAAAGGCGACAGTCAAGGGCGCCTCCGGCGGCGCCTGCGCGGCGAGCGGCCTCGCTCCGGGGAGTGGGGG from Catenulispora sp. MAP5-51 includes:
- a CDS encoding MDR family MFS transporter produces the protein MTDPAPAAAEETGIFTHRQILTILSGLLMAIFLASLDQTIVSVAMRTVADDLRGFSLQAWATTAFLITSTITTPLYGKLSDMYGRRPFMLFAIGVFITGSVLCGLAQSMYQLAAFRAVQGLGAGGLFALSLAIIGDIVPPRERAKYQGYSLAMFATSSVLGPVLGGFFAGAHHILGVSGWRWIFYVNVPIAAAAFILVAKNLHLPAHHTRRRIDWPGAAALAAGMVPLLIVATNGRTWGWGSGSALACYVIGGLGLAAFLYSEKRYGDDALIPLRLFGTRTYSIATTSTFVLGMAMYGGLLVVPLYLQIVKGGSPTKAGLEMLPLVAGLMVSSVVCGQAIMRTGRYRIFPVTGTALILAALLLFATIGADTPVWQTMLVMLLMGLGVGGSMQPLIVAVQNSARPAEIGVATSSMTFFQSMGGTLGAAVFLSILFSTLGDHINSALSTASQSPGFAAAAATHQQQLAGGAVRVLNDTAFVGTLPPVLAHPYKTGFSGAMSVVFLSVAAIMAVSMIVICFLPELPLRTMSGAQARVEADAAGADTSDSAAEDSNLSPATPPRTAPSS
- a CDS encoding trans-aconitate 2-methyltransferase, which produces MTELGSADTVYTSSAYRTIDVGSLMRTGHPDIAEGDEHIVSVVRAMRARLGRPLRVLDVGSGSGDLSLLLVQALPDTAVIANDIAANPLAQARDKLAPYPTASVSSERFEDFSGEVDVVVSWGTHHHLSHDYLSHVAEILSPDGVLIIGDEFCPEYLSDTDQKRLAQSEEISVVDGYLFDSAADVESYRSTGLVPDWNEGLEQARRLALWHWYKFVIDFAVAHEAWTVVMAELAICRDDLETGNHDEHKTSPYLLERELELNGFSVAERAVIGDRPVELSSFVLYTCRPPRAGR